The following coding sequences lie in one Flavobacteriales bacterium genomic window:
- a CDS encoding polysaccharide biosynthesis tyrosine autokinase, whose amino-acid sequence MNKTTHTNAIESFDFKALGARMLKYWYLFAISMLIGYFISLYTIRYSVPIYQTYGKALLKDEYSSWGQEYFIKGMELVSARNRLTNEIGTISSFSLMRSVLDELDFKVFYYDIGNVKTSELYQSSPFIIEIDSSFQNYKSISYFLKIVDENSFILSKTKEDFDEEKTYAFNQWFVIDEIRLRFKLTEHYQEKSKEKLLSFVVNDLNSLAKVYQNSILLETDPPESSILRFSLTGPTIQKEIDLINALMNKYIEYGLKESSEIATNTMRFVDEQLNGVAKDLSVTENDLEDFKQKSNHEKLELNSKNLIPNSNTLEEEYLKAQFEYNFYQETIKNLNNSDLNKIFIPNIINVSIQDPLYRSISDLMDLYSKKRILETQASDSSISYQLLIEQIKTNRQILSANISSRLTQTKFQLDRIKEQLVNVDGKLSQLPSAELDYIRIDRMYNLNNSFYNYLLQKRSEAAVAEASKVPNAKIIEPASDYTVTYVGINPKNVYLLNLGIAFSIPLVIVLLIFIFNTKIQEKADIESVTDIPIFATIGHTKTTGNLVLIDHPKSIVAESFRSLRTNINYITKEKNSFTILITSSISGEGKTFCSINLASAYAISGKKTLLIGADLRKPKIFNDFNLKNSNGLSTFLIGKANFKEVVQSTAQENLHVVSSGPVPPNPSELIETDKMTAFLKEAEQLYDIIIIDTPPIGLVTDGMILTQFSDVNLYVVRQRYTNKNQLELINQLYVSKKITNLGIIVNDLKEQRIGYRYGYNYGYGYGYGYGYGYGGGYYAEQNKDVSILDKMFEKIKRKK is encoded by the coding sequence ATGAACAAAACAACCCACACAAATGCAATTGAAAGCTTTGATTTTAAAGCTTTAGGAGCACGAATGCTGAAATATTGGTATCTATTTGCAATTTCTATGCTTATTGGGTATTTTATTTCTCTTTACACCATCAGATACAGTGTTCCAATTTATCAAACTTATGGAAAGGCTCTTTTAAAAGATGAATATAGTTCTTGGGGGCAAGAATATTTTATAAAAGGCATGGAGTTGGTTAGCGCCAGAAATCGATTAACAAATGAAATTGGGACAATTAGCTCATTTAGTTTAATGAGATCAGTTCTAGATGAATTAGATTTTAAAGTATTTTACTACGACATTGGTAATGTTAAAACATCAGAACTCTATCAATCATCTCCCTTTATTATTGAAATAGATTCTTCCTTTCAAAATTATAAGTCGATTTCCTATTTTTTAAAAATTGTTGATGAAAACTCTTTCATATTATCAAAAACAAAAGAAGATTTTGACGAAGAAAAAACTTACGCTTTTAATCAGTGGTTTGTAATTGATGAAATTAGACTCCGATTTAAACTTACTGAACATTACCAAGAGAAGAGTAAAGAAAAATTATTATCTTTTGTGGTTAATGACTTAAACTCATTAGCTAAAGTTTATCAGAATAGCATATTGCTAGAAACCGACCCTCCTGAATCCTCAATTTTAAGATTTAGTTTAACTGGTCCTACCATTCAAAAAGAAATTGATTTAATCAATGCTTTAATGAATAAATATATTGAGTATGGGTTAAAAGAAAGTAGTGAAATTGCAACCAACACCATGAGGTTTGTGGACGAACAACTTAATGGGGTTGCCAAAGATTTATCCGTTACCGAAAACGACTTAGAAGATTTTAAACAGAAATCTAATCATGAAAAATTAGAACTTAACAGTAAAAACCTTATTCCCAATTCTAACACCTTAGAAGAAGAATACCTTAAAGCTCAATTTGAATACAATTTTTACCAGGAAACTATTAAAAACCTTAACAATTCTGACCTGAATAAAATTTTTATTCCTAATATCATTAATGTTAGTATTCAAGACCCCTTATACCGTTCTATTAGTGATTTAATGGATCTTTATAGTAAAAAAAGGATTTTAGAAACACAGGCAAGTGATAGTAGTATTTCATATCAACTTCTAATAGAACAAATAAAAACTAACAGGCAAATTCTTTCTGCAAATATTTCATCGCGTTTAACACAAACAAAATTTCAGCTAGATCGAATAAAAGAACAACTCGTAAATGTTGACGGAAAACTAAGTCAACTACCATCAGCAGAGTTGGATTATATTCGAATTGATAGAATGTACAACTTAAACAATAGTTTTTATAATTATTTATTACAAAAGCGAAGTGAAGCAGCAGTAGCAGAAGCATCGAAAGTACCCAATGCTAAAATAATTGAACCAGCGAGCGACTACACCGTTACTTATGTTGGAATAAATCCAAAAAATGTTTATTTACTTAATTTAGGAATAGCTTTTTCTATTCCATTGGTAATTGTACTGTTAATATTTATTTTTAATACTAAAATTCAAGAAAAAGCTGATATTGAATCGGTTACCGACATTCCTATTTTTGCAACTATTGGACACACCAAAACTACAGGTAATTTGGTATTAATTGACCACCCAAAATCTATCGTTGCCGAATCATTCAGGTCGTTAAGAACCAACATTAATTACATTACTAAAGAAAAAAATTCGTTTACCATTTTAATTACCTCATCCATAAGTGGTGAAGGGAAAACGTTTTGCTCTATTAACTTAGCTTCAGCTTATGCTATTTCTGGTAAAAAAACATTGTTGATTGGTGCCGATTTAAGAAAACCTAAAATTTTTAATGATTTTAATCTAAAAAACAGTAACGGATTATCCACTTTTCTGATTGGAAAAGCTAACTTTAAAGAAGTTGTTCAATCCACTGCTCAAGAGAATCTGCACGTGGTGAGTTCTGGACCTGTCCCTCCAAATCCATCTGAATTAATTGAAACTGATAAAATGACCGCTTTTTTAAAAGAAGCTGAACAACTTTACGATATCATTATTATTGATACTCCTCCTATTGGATTGGTAACCGACGGTATGATTTTAACTCAATTTTCTGATGTTAACCTTTATGTAGTTAGACAACGTTATACCAATAAAAATCAATTGGAATTGATAAATCAATTGTATGTTTCTAAAAAAATAACCAACTTGGGTATAATAGTAAACGATTTAAAAGAACAGCGTATAGGTTATCGATATGGTTACAATTATGGCTACGGTTATGGTTACGGCTATGGTTATGGATACGGTGGAGGATATTATGCCGAACAAAATAAAGATGTTTCTATTTTGGATAAAATGTTTGAAAAAATTAAACGTAAAAAGTAA
- a CDS encoding sulfotransferase — protein MKQNFSSITDLLDELKRLLIINNIEDSLKITEQKFPFGFIIGNPRSGTTFFTEYLANSGCFSYPTNTLARFSYAPYIGALVQQLLFNKDFDPLNELNYTDSSILYKSNLGKTSGFLAPNEFQHFFRNYISNYFPEYINQEEFKKIDFKEMKRNLCLIENVFQQPFITKAIMIQYNLVDFYKEIPNSIFFYLKRDPFYVMQSIYMAREKYYGDLSKWWSVKPKEHESLKNMDVYHQIAGQVFYTDLSIQQSLEQIPEDNKLLIDYEDFCVNPQKYFQKIKELYKEKNIEFNSDKKGVENLFQNSNVLKIKKSEFSRLKDAYIDLKESL, from the coding sequence ATGAAACAAAATTTTTCATCAATCACTGATTTATTAGATGAATTAAAAAGACTTCTAATTATAAATAATATAGAAGATTCTTTAAAAATTACTGAGCAAAAATTTCCGTTTGGATTTATAATAGGTAACCCACGTAGTGGTACTACTTTTTTTACAGAGTACTTAGCAAATTCAGGGTGTTTTTCATACCCAACAAACACTTTAGCAAGATTTTCTTATGCACCTTATATTGGAGCTTTAGTTCAACAATTATTGTTTAATAAAGATTTTGATCCATTAAATGAATTAAATTATACAGATTCTTCTATTTTGTACAAATCAAATCTTGGGAAAACATCAGGTTTTCTAGCTCCAAATGAATTTCAGCATTTCTTCAGAAATTATATTTCGAACTATTTTCCTGAGTATATTAACCAAGAAGAATTTAAAAAGATTGATTTTAAAGAAATGAAAAGGAATCTATGTTTGATTGAAAATGTTTTTCAGCAGCCATTTATTACAAAAGCAATAATGATTCAATATAACTTGGTTGATTTTTATAAAGAAATACCTAATAGTATTTTCTTTTATTTAAAGCGTGATCCTTTCTATGTCATGCAATCTATTTATATGGCAAGAGAAAAATATTATGGTGATTTAAGTAAGTGGTGGTCAGTAAAACCAAAAGAGCATGAATCATTAAAAAACATGGATGTTTATCATCAAATTGCTGGTCAAGTATTTTATACTGATTTATCTATCCAACAAAGCCTAGAACAAATCCCTGAAGATAATAAGTTATTAATTGATTATGAGGATTTTTGTGTGAATCCACAAAAATATTTTCAAAAAATAAAAGAACTTTATAAAGAAAAAAATATTGAATTTAATTCCGATAAAAAAGGTGTAGAAAACTTATTTCAGAATAGCAATGTATTGAAGATTAAAAAATCAGAATTTAGTCGACTTAAAGATGCATATATTGATTTAAAAGAAAGCTTATGA
- the hisF gene encoding imidazole glycerol phosphate synthase subunit HisF — MRRIRVIPVLTLQNEKLVKTIRFKNPTYIGDPINAVKIFNEKEVDEIVILDITASKEKREPNYTKIEEIASEAFMPFAYGGGVKNLNQIEKLFKLGIEKVVLNSVLEDNIALVTEAAKIFGSQSIIASIDVKKNIFGKLNAYKISGSTKINYSIDDFVNKLEEAGVGEFFINSIDKDGTYSGYDLALINQVSSKTNLPIVVCGGASSINDFLPAIQAGASAVAAGSMFVYTGATRGILINYPKQEELVNKVYQQL; from the coding sequence ATGAGAAGAATACGTGTAATACCTGTTTTAACCCTCCAAAACGAAAAGTTGGTAAAAACCATTCGGTTTAAAAATCCGACCTATATTGGCGACCCGATTAATGCTGTTAAAATTTTTAACGAAAAAGAAGTTGACGAAATAGTGATACTTGACATTACAGCAAGTAAAGAGAAAAGAGAACCCAATTATACTAAAATAGAAGAAATTGCTAGTGAAGCGTTTATGCCTTTTGCTTATGGTGGAGGAGTGAAAAACCTTAACCAAATTGAAAAATTATTTAAATTGGGTATTGAGAAGGTGGTTTTAAACTCAGTTTTAGAAGATAATATTGCTTTAGTAACTGAAGCCGCAAAAATTTTTGGTTCGCAAAGTATTATTGCTTCAATTGATGTGAAGAAAAATATTTTTGGAAAATTAAACGCCTATAAAATTTCTGGTTCAACAAAAATAAACTACTCCATTGATGACTTTGTTAATAAATTAGAAGAAGCAGGAGTAGGAGAATTTTTTATTAACTCTATTGATAAAGATGGAACTTATTCTGGATATGATTTAGCCTTAATTAATCAAGTTTCTTCCAAAACAAACTTACCCATTGTAGTATGTGGTGGAGCTTCATCAATAAACGATTTCTTGCCAGCTATTCAAGCTGGAGCTTCTGCAGTTGCGGCAGGAAGTATGTTTGTGTATACAGGGGCGACTCGTGGTATATTAATTAACTATCCTAAACAAGAGGAGTTGGTTAATAAAGTATATCAACAACTATAA
- a CDS encoding exosortase/archaeosortase family protein: MLSFFKKISPQDKFISLFILKGIGLYLFWYIIYDNWLLKDGWVDHFLINHLVASTSFILKILGFTVFTYADAVGIDGTHGVLIGAPCNGLSLFALFAGFIIIFPGKLIQKLVFIPVGILIIHIINIFRLVGLALVVLYNPESLEFNHKYTFTIIVYAFIFVMWIIWVNKFAIKKE, translated from the coding sequence TTGTTATCATTTTTCAAAAAAATATCTCCACAAGATAAGTTCATTTCCTTATTTATACTAAAAGGAATAGGATTGTATCTGTTTTGGTATATTATATACGATAACTGGTTGCTAAAGGATGGTTGGGTAGATCATTTTTTAATCAACCATTTAGTAGCATCTACCTCTTTTATTCTTAAAATACTTGGATTTACAGTTTTTACTTATGCCGATGCAGTCGGTATTGATGGTACTCATGGTGTATTAATTGGTGCACCATGTAATGGGTTGAGTTTGTTTGCCTTGTTTGCCGGATTTATTATTATTTTTCCTGGAAAATTAATCCAAAAACTAGTTTTTATACCTGTAGGAATATTAATCATACATATTATTAATATTTTTAGACTAGTGGGCTTGGCTTTAGTAGTTCTATATAATCCCGAAAGTTTAGAGTTTAACCATAAATATACCTTTACTATTATTGTTTATGCTTTTATTTTTGTGATGTGGATTATTTGGGTGAATAAATTTGCAATCAAAAAAGAGTAG
- the hisH gene encoding imidazole glycerol phosphate synthase subunit HisH — protein MITIIDYNAGNIKSIQNMLKRIGVKSCISSKPSEIETAEKLILPGVGHFDYGMMNLKQSGLVDVLNKKVVDEKTPLLGICLGAQLLGNGSEEGNEKGLGWIDMDVVKFDKSKLSENLKIPHMSWNEINIKKESKLLEGLDNDARFYFVHSYHMKCNDEMNVLTNTSYGYEFTSAVEKENIFGVQFHPEKSHKFGMRLLENFMSI, from the coding sequence ATGATTACAATCATCGATTACAATGCTGGAAACATCAAATCAATTCAGAATATGCTGAAGAGGATTGGTGTTAAATCGTGTATTAGCTCAAAACCTTCTGAAATTGAAACAGCCGAAAAGTTGATTTTACCAGGAGTTGGTCATTTTGATTACGGTATGATGAATTTAAAACAATCAGGTTTGGTGGATGTGCTTAATAAAAAAGTAGTTGATGAAAAAACTCCTTTATTGGGTATTTGTTTAGGTGCACAATTGTTAGGTAATGGAAGCGAAGAAGGAAATGAAAAAGGGTTGGGTTGGATAGATATGGATGTGGTGAAATTTGATAAATCGAAGCTTTCTGAAAACTTGAAAATTCCTCACATGAGCTGGAACGAAATCAACATAAAAAAAGAATCTAAGTTGCTAGAAGGACTAGATAATGATGCAAGATTTTATTTTGTACATTCTTACCACATGAAGTGTAACGATGAAATGAATGTTTTAACCAATACAAGTTATGGTTATGAATTTACTTCGGCAGTAGAAAAAGAAAATATTTTTGGGGTACAATTTCATCCTGAAAAAAGCCATAAGTTTGGGATGAGGTTGCTGGAGAATTTTATGTCAATTTGA
- a CDS encoding WbqC family protein, which yields MTLAIMQPYFFPYLGYFALIKHSDQFILFDTPQFIRHGWIERNQVLKPDGETLYVKVPLRKHPRSTAIKDILINNSEDWRSKIIAQLAPYKKKAPYFKQVTNLLDGIFKIKTESIVVLNFESLKVISNYLNLKTPITIWSEMGVEIDEVNSPDEWALNICKALKADSYINPIGGMSFFDTEKYLNSRINISFLNHKPTEYPQISTNFVPFLSIIDVMMFNSPEKINEYLDNYELL from the coding sequence ATGACCTTAGCCATAATGCAGCCCTATTTTTTTCCATATTTAGGGTATTTTGCACTAATAAAACATTCAGATCAATTTATTTTATTTGATACACCTCAATTTATTCGTCATGGTTGGATTGAAAGAAATCAAGTTTTAAAACCAGATGGAGAAACATTATATGTAAAAGTTCCTTTAAGGAAACACCCAAGATCAACAGCAATTAAAGATATTCTTATAAATAATTCTGAAGATTGGCGTTCAAAGATTATAGCTCAATTAGCCCCTTACAAAAAAAAAGCACCTTACTTTAAGCAAGTAACAAATTTATTAGATGGTATTTTTAAGATAAAAACTGAAAGCATTGTTGTATTGAACTTTGAGTCTTTAAAAGTAATAAGCAATTATTTAAATTTAAAAACACCAATTACTATATGGTCAGAGATGGGAGTTGAGATTGACGAAGTAAATTCACCAGATGAATGGGCTTTAAATATTTGTAAAGCCTTAAAAGCTGATAGTTATATTAACCCAATTGGAGGAATGTCTTTTTTTGATACTGAAAAATATTTGAATTCTAGAATTAATATTTCTTTTTTAAATCATAAACCAACTGAATACCCTCAAATTTCAACCAATTTTGTTCCCTTTTTATCTATTATAGATGTTATGATGTTTAACTCTCCAGAAAAGATTAATGAATACCTTGATAATTATGAACTATTATGA
- a CDS encoding DegT/DnrJ/EryC1/StrS family aminotransferase, with protein sequence MIEKQASKITVTKTFFPPIEEYQEQIKRIWINQWLTNRGDLVKELEDKILTYSTGVNIIAMTNGTLPIQIAVKVFGNGGEIITTPFSYVATTSSIVWENCTPVFVDIHPEYLTIDETKIEAAITPKTTAILATHVYGNPCHVDAIEKIATKHHLKVIYDAAHCFGVKYKNNSIFDYGDVSTCSFHATKIFHCGEGGAIFCKDNELFNKLFYHHNFGHNGPLSFHGIGINAKMSELQAAMGLAVLPHIEFIISERKKVVDYYNHNLNFNKLSKLKIRKGTDWNFSYYPLIFNNEEKLLKVEKVLNDSNIEPRRYFYPSLNNLPYVQYQDMPVAEKISKTVLCLPLYVGLDENQLSKITNAINETL encoded by the coding sequence ATGATAGAAAAACAAGCTTCTAAAATAACTGTAACTAAAACTTTTTTTCCTCCTATTGAAGAGTATCAGGAGCAAATAAAACGCATTTGGATTAATCAATGGCTTACTAATAGAGGTGATTTAGTGAAAGAACTAGAAGATAAGATTTTGACATATTCTACTGGAGTAAATATTATTGCTATGACAAATGGTACTCTACCTATTCAAATAGCAGTAAAAGTTTTTGGTAATGGAGGAGAAATAATTACTACACCTTTTAGTTATGTAGCAACCACATCATCCATTGTATGGGAAAATTGTACCCCTGTATTTGTAGATATACACCCCGAATATTTAACCATTGATGAAACCAAAATAGAAGCTGCCATAACACCAAAAACTACTGCGATCTTAGCCACTCATGTGTATGGAAACCCTTGCCATGTAGACGCTATAGAAAAAATAGCTACTAAGCACCACTTAAAAGTAATTTACGATGCTGCTCACTGCTTTGGTGTAAAATACAAGAATAATAGTATTTTTGATTATGGAGATGTAAGTACCTGTAGTTTTCATGCAACTAAAATATTTCACTGTGGAGAAGGAGGAGCTATTTTTTGTAAGGATAATGAATTATTCAACAAGTTATTTTATCATCATAATTTTGGTCATAATGGTCCTTTGAGTTTTCATGGTATAGGAATTAATGCAAAAATGAGTGAATTGCAGGCTGCGATGGGATTGGCGGTATTACCTCATATCGAATTTATTATTAGTGAACGAAAAAAAGTAGTCGATTATTATAACCACAATCTTAATTTCAATAAACTATCAAAACTAAAAATTAGGAAAGGTACAGATTGGAACTTCAGTTATTATCCTTTGATTTTTAATAATGAAGAAAAATTGTTGAAGGTTGAAAAAGTCTTAAATGATTCTAACATAGAACCTCGTAGGTATTTTTATCCATCATTAAATAATTTACCCTATGTACAATATCAAGATATGCCTGTTGCAGAAAAAATTTCTAAAACAGTACTTTGTTTACCTTTGTATGTTGGTCTTGACGAAAATCAATTATCAAAAATTACCAATGCTATAAACGAAACTTTATGA
- a CDS encoding lipopolysaccharide biosynthesis protein, producing the protein MSLKKAALSGMFWTFIQQMSTQGISFVVSIILARILLPSEFGLIALISVFIAIGNALIDSGLNQSLIRTEHVTEKDYSAVFFFNLIISICIYVIMFFTAPFISNFYNQQLLTEISRVYGLVFIINSLAVVQNTKLTKELQFKKQTIITLPSLLIGSSVGIWMAIKGYGVWSLVWSNITRSAALTIQLWLWSPWKPSLDLKWNNIQPHLNFGYKLTMSSLIHVFFTNIYTIIIGKFFDPIQVGFYNRANTLKQMPVQNFSAVLSKVTFPLFSKIQDDNKQLKSAYKKIMKMAIFLLSPTLLLMAVLAEPLFRFLITEKWLPAVPYFQILCLSGILYPINIYNLNILNVKGRSDLYLKLEVIKKIFALFVIIISINWGIYGLLYGHLFLTLTGLLINTHYAGKHINYSTFNQLRDISPAFFISLLTSVIIFLEDRLLVSYNYSDIIRLLTGGIMGIILFLILSYLFKLSSLYEIKSILVIAINKKRLKR; encoded by the coding sequence ATGTCTCTAAAAAAAGCAGCTTTATCTGGAATGTTTTGGACCTTCATTCAACAAATGAGTACTCAAGGCATTTCATTTGTAGTTTCCATTATTTTAGCACGTATTTTATTGCCTTCCGAGTTTGGCTTAATTGCTTTAATTAGCGTTTTTATCGCTATTGGAAATGCATTAATAGACAGTGGATTAAACCAATCTTTAATTAGAACTGAACACGTTACAGAAAAAGATTATTCGGCTGTATTTTTTTTTAACTTGATTATAAGCATATGTATTTATGTTATAATGTTTTTTACTGCACCATTTATTTCAAATTTTTATAATCAGCAATTATTAACTGAAATATCAAGAGTTTATGGTCTAGTATTTATCATAAATAGTTTAGCTGTTGTTCAAAACACAAAGCTTACTAAAGAACTTCAATTTAAAAAACAAACCATTATTACTCTTCCCTCTCTTTTAATAGGTAGTTCAGTAGGGATATGGATGGCAATAAAAGGTTATGGAGTTTGGAGTTTGGTTTGGAGTAATATTACACGGTCAGCGGCATTAACTATACAACTTTGGCTGTGGTCTCCATGGAAGCCAAGCTTAGATTTAAAATGGAATAACATCCAACCTCATTTAAATTTTGGTTATAAGTTGACAATGTCAAGTTTAATTCATGTTTTTTTTACGAACATTTATACCATAATCATAGGTAAATTTTTCGATCCTATTCAAGTTGGTTTTTATAATAGAGCCAATACGCTAAAACAAATGCCCGTTCAAAATTTTAGTGCTGTACTAAGCAAAGTAACTTTTCCTTTATTTAGTAAAATACAAGATGACAATAAACAGTTAAAAAGTGCATATAAGAAAATTATGAAAATGGCTATTTTCCTCCTGTCACCAACTTTACTACTTATGGCAGTCTTAGCTGAGCCATTATTTCGTTTTTTGATTACAGAAAAATGGTTGCCAGCAGTTCCTTATTTTCAAATTCTGTGTCTGAGTGGAATTTTATACCCGATAAATATTTATAACCTCAATATATTAAATGTCAAAGGAAGGAGTGATTTATACTTAAAGTTAGAGGTGATAAAAAAAATATTTGCTCTTTTTGTTATTATTATCTCTATAAACTGGGGAATATATGGTTTACTTTATGGTCATTTATTCTTAACGCTAACAGGCTTATTAATTAACACACACTATGCGGGAAAGCATATTAATTATAGTACTTTTAATCAACTAAGAGATATTTCTCCTGCTTTTTTTATCTCTTTGCTAACATCAGTGATAATTTTTTTAGAAGACAGGTTGTTAGTTTCATACAATTATTCTGATATTATTCGTTTACTGACAGGAGGAATAATGGGAATTATTTTATTTCTTATATTGTCGTATTTATTTAAACTTAGTTCTCTATATGAAATTAAATCTATTCTCGTCATTGCTATTAATAAAAAAAGACTTAAAAGATGA